One genomic window of Chiloscyllium punctatum isolate Juve2018m chromosome 21, sChiPun1.3, whole genome shotgun sequence includes the following:
- the LOC140492568 gene encoding uncharacterized protein, with translation MKALIYECLLCHISMALDSFDYKSSANAFSEAMIDRPSLSRNPRSRLPVNQRVILLLAVLTTQVKTDPPPGTVQRECRDRYFYIWIERSFLLGRNWSIDAGDESRVRIPLTPQFAATCGFTVTSDKRGNLEIRVSFLACLVQNDNDDTFTLTMYLNVENQFIPHHFSTYTFSMTCGLGYHWSSREIVCEENYMEVSIRRLFPGIAEEQMETEDWEAVIPAAQEAITSVWQIVFQMGEGENLQLKTMTTTEAHSLGYGVNTTASRVVFRAPYNSTESSIIMIDNMPVESIKATVFYKQRWLILLVDSSTACPLGPGIFKDNRLVWPTPRVLEPLVFPANITADMITMGVEGKLLDDETLQRRGYDLHINASVIAIAIPVGAVGGWSKSHVINNTYGIIYSIYLLLEHQWLDHLQELTQHRVYRLVSTPFIPKIPHLIDTDTTHPKQHFNISVGPFLPDVELVSITVAGKNLSVDDMKKHGYNIYPTYYPNDTMDFIVVADVGAPFIKQQYLYDDIRRYTMNMTLNFATIPDNVTFATPVAITVDVHDVVLPVMKGHCLNDTLYLLLQHGNLDHYWLPYVADEPLSYELAQSYGYMALENGTHFSLEVPFNSPGVVYKEVSLHELQASFDFSLKDNQTLKVYSSFTVQCNFSIPEKEVLVCFQNGTVAITVKPSVTLPEIDLSKLVLKDPKCGPKEQNAMKVLFVFDINSCGTIGRITNDFLIYENEISYLREAIPIDIPIITRDPDYRLTILCRYPINETLTIQARFGHIPMGFQLPDSVSLVRQTLKSEERNGLNLHARLARDLSYTTFYKDEDYPVPVHLNQPLYFEIELYNQNPHVELFLENCWATPSEELAGQPQWDIIVDGCANHMETYTSTFHPVLTKDVENPSSLKRFEVKTLVSNNSGGLEGLVYFHCNVAICDLSNPDSFCRRTCSPSKRGGHTINHSTREFHGAVSSGPINILTQGVSQSPNETIGAHWKLSRVVLLAVGIAVVSSLLLLAVTYLVKSRCY, from the exons AGTGATATTGCTCCTGGCAGTGCTCACCACACAAGTGAAAACAGACCCACCCCCTG GAACTGTCCAAAGAGAATGTCGTGATCGTTACTTCTACATCTGGATTGAAAGAAGCTTCCTCTTGGGCAGAAACTGGAGTATTGATGCAGGTG atgaGTCTCGGGTCCGGATCCCACTAACACCACAGTTTGCAGCAACATGTGGCTTCACGGTCACCTCCGATAAAAGGGGCAATCTTGAGATCCGGGTTTCATTCCTTGCCTGTCTGGTTCAGAATGAT AATGATGACACCTTTACTTTAACCATGTATTTGAATGTTGAGAACCAGTTCATTCCTCATCACTTCTCCACTTACACTTTCTCAATGACCTGTGGACTTGGTTATCACTGGAGTTCAAGAGAAATAGTCTGTGAAGAAAACTACATGGAG GTCTCCATTAGACGTTTGTTTCCTGGTATTGCTGAAGAGCAAATGGAAACGGAGGATTGGGAAGCCGTTATTCCAGCA GCTCAAGAGGCTATAACCTCAGTGTGGCAGATTGTATTCCAAATGGGTGAAGGGGAGAATCTGCAGCTGAAGACCATGACCACCACAGAAGCCCACTCCCTTGGCTATGGGGTTAACACCACCGCCTCACGTGTTGTCTTCCGTGCCCCTTACAATTCCACTGAATCCAGCATTATAATG ATTGACAACATGCCAGTTGAAAGCATTAAAGCAACAGTATTCTACAAGCAAAGGTGGCTGATCCTGTTGGTTGACAGCTCTACTGCTTGTCCACTAG GCCCTGGCATCTTCAAAGACAACAGGCTGGTTTGGCCTACACCCAGGGTTTTGGAGCCATTGGTGTTCCCTGCCAATATCACTGCTGACATGATCACCATGGGCGTAGAAGGGAAACTTCTTGACGATGAGACCCTTCAGAGAAGAGGTTATGACCTTCATATCAATGCTTCTGTCATTGCCATAGCTATCCCAGTTGGAGCAGTGGGAGGTTGGAGCAAG aGTCATGTGATCAATAACACCTATGGGATCATCTACAGTATCTACTTGCTTCTGGAACACCAGTGGCTAGATCACCTCCAGGAACTGACCCAGCACAGGGTGTATCGCCTAGTATCCACTCCCTTCATCCCCAAGATTCCCCATCTCATTG ATACTGACACTACTCATCCGAAGCAACACTTCAACATCTCAGTGGGGCCATTCCTTCCTGATGTGGAGTTGGTGTCCATTACAGTGGCAGGCAAGAATCTTTCTGTCGATGACATGAAGAAACATGGCTACAACATCTACCCAACCTATTATCCTAATGATACCATGGACTTCATTGTAGTGGCAGATGTTGGGGCCCCATTCATAAAACAGCAG TACCTGTATGATGACATCAGAAGATATACAATGAACATGACATTGAACTTTGCTACAATACCAGACAATGTCACCTTTGCAACACCAGTGGCAATAACAGTTGATGTGCATGATGTTG TGCTGCCAGTCATGAAGGGACACTGTCTTAATGATACCCTCTACCTGCTTCTGCAACATGGTAATCTGGATCACTACTGGCTTCCTTATGTAGCTGATGAGCCCCTGAGCTATGAGCTAGCTCAAAGCTATGGTTACATGGCCTTGGAGAATGGTACACACTTCTCCTTGGAAGTCCCCTTCAATTCTCCAGGAGTTGTCTACAAG GAAGTTTCTCTGCATGAATTGCAAGCAAGTTTTGACTTCAGTCTGAAGGACAACCAGACACTGAAGGTCTACAGCAGTTTCACAGTCCAATGTAACTTCTCCATCCCTGAGAAGGAAGTGCTAG TGTGCTTCCAGAATGGTACTGTGGCCATCACTGTCAAGCCATCAGTCACCCTCCCAGAGATTGATCTTTCTAAGCTTGTGCTGAAAGATCCCAAATGTGGACCCAAAGAACAAAATGCAATGAAGGTGCTCTTTGTGTTTGATATCAACTCCTGTGGAACCATTGGAAGG ATCACAAATGATTTTCTCATCTATGAGAATGAGATCTCTTACCTGAGAGAAGCCATCCCAATTGACATCCCCATCATAACCAGAGATCCTGACTACAG gTTGACCATTCTGTGTCGTTACCCAATCAATGAGACTCTGACCATCCAAGCACGGTTTGGCCACATCCCCATGGGATTCCAACTGCCTGACAGCGTGTCACTGGTCAGACAGACACTGAAAA GTGAGGAGAGGAATGGTCTGAATCTGCATGCAAGGCTGGCACGAG ACTTGTCCTACACTACCTTCTACAAGGATGAAGACTACCCAGTGCCTGTCCACTTGAACCAACCACTCTATTTTGAGATTGAGCTGTATAACCAGAATCCCCACGTCGAATTGTTCTTGGAAAACTGCTGGGCCACTCCATCTGAGGAGCTGGCAGGACAGCCACAGTGGGATATCATTGTGGATGG CTGTGCAAACCACATGGAGACCTACACAAGTACCTTTCACCCTGTCCTTACTAAGGATGTGGAGAATCCTTCCTCTCTGAAGAGGTTTGAAGTCAAGACCCTTGTCTCCAATAACTCTGGTGGATTGGAGGGTCTG GTGTATTTCCACTGCAATGTTGCAATTTGTGACTTGAGCAATCCAGATTCCTTTTGTAGAAGGACATGTTCTCCTAGCAAGAGAGGAG GCCACACAATCAATCACTCAACTAGAGAGTTCCATGGTGCTGTATCCTCTGGGCCTATCAACATACTGACTCAAGGAGTGAGCCAGTCTCCAAATGAGACCATTG GAGCCCACTGGAAGTTGTCACGAGTAGTGTTACTAGCTGTTGGTATTGCTGTAGTCAGCAGCCTCCTGCTTCTAGCTGTGACTTATCTTGTAAAATCAAGATGCTACTGA